A part of Entelurus aequoreus isolate RoL-2023_Sb linkage group LG03, RoL_Eaeq_v1.1, whole genome shotgun sequence genomic DNA contains:
- the LOC133646651 gene encoding thrombospondin-1-like — MMLWGIFLLLMLWRCEGARLAEARDDNSVYDLFDLVRVDKRYSGVTLVKGADPYSPAYKILNADLIPPVPDSSFGDLIDSIQSERGFILLVNLKQSKRNRGSLLTIEKKDGSGPVFEIISNGKANTLDVFYSTGNHQQLVSIEEAHLATGHWKNITLFFQDDRVQLFVGCEEINVSEMDETIQRVLSQELADTSRLRIGKGAAREKFMGVLQNVRFVFGTSLETILRNKGCQSGATLTDVLTLENPVNGSSPAIRTDYTGHKTKNMQSVCGLSCEDIAGMFKELRGLGVVVTHLSNELRKVSEVSAEIQNKIKNHNVCIHNGIVHKDKDEWTVDDCTECTCQNSATVCRKISCPLIPCANGTVPEGECCPRCGNPSDSAEDDWSSWSQWTQCSVTCGRGIQQRGRSCDRINSNCEGTSVQTRDCFPQECDKRFKQDGGWSHWSPWSSCSVTCGEGLITRIRLCNSPTPQMGGMECQGEGRQTEICHKSPCPINGGWGPWSPWDTCTVTCNGGIQIRKRLCSDPVPKYGGKDCIGEATTSQVCNKQDCPIDGCLSNPCFPGSKCTSFPDGSFKCGKCPIGYNGNGVACKDIDECKEVPDACHTQNGVHRCENTEPGYNCLPCPARYSGPQPFGRGVEQATAKKQVCKPRNPCQDGSHNCNKNANCIYLGVFSESMFRCECRPGYAGNGHICGEDTDLDGWPNSELLCVENATYHCKKDNCPNLPNSGQEDHDKDGRGDECDHDDDNDGIPDDRDNCPRVYNPAQYDADRDDVGDSCDNCVFEANTDQTDTDDNGEGDACAVDIDGDGVLNEHDNCPYVYNVDQRDTDRDGVGDHCDNCPLEHNPDQIDSDSDLVGDKCDNNQDIDEDGHQNNLDNCPYISNANQADHDKDGKGDACDHDDDNDGIPDDKDNCRLAFNPDQVDTDGDGRGDVCKDDFDQDNVLDIDDVCPENFAISETDFRRFQMVPLDPKGTSQIDPNWVVRHQGKELVQTVNCDPGIAVGFDEFSAVDFSGTFFINTDRDDDYAGFVFGYQSSSRFYTVMWKQITQTYWSHTPTKAQGYSGLSIKVVNSTTGPGEHLRNALWHTGDTAGQVRTLWHDPKNIGWKDFTAYRWHLIHRPKTGLIRVVMYEGKRIMADSGNIYDKTYAGGRLGLYVFSQEMVYFSDLKYECKDA, encoded by the exons ATGATGCTGTGGGGCATCTTTCTGCTTTTGATGCTTTGGAGGTGTGAGGGCGCAAGATTGGCAG AGGCTCGTGATGACAACAGTGTTTATGACTTATTTGATCTTGTCCGAGTGGACAAGAGATACAGTGGGGTGACTCTGGTCAAAGGTGCTGATCCATACAGCCCGGCCTACAAGATCCTCAACGCAGACCTGATCCCCCCCGTACCAGACAGCTCCTTTGGGGACCTCATCGACTCCATCCAATCCGAGAGGGGCTTCATCCTCCTGGTCAACCTGAAGCAATCCAAGAGGAACCGAGGAAGCCTCCTGACAATAGAGAAGAAAGACGGGTCCGGTCCTGTGTTTGAGATCATCTCCAACGGCAAAGCCAACACTTTGGACGTCTTCTACTCCACCGGCAACCACCAGCAGCTGGTGTCCATCGAGGAAGCACACCTGGCCACAGGGCACTGGAAGAACATCACACTCTTCTTCCAGGATGACCGTGTGCAGCTTTTTGTGGGGTGCGAGGAGATCAACGTGTCCGAGATGGACGAAACCATCCAGAGAGTGTTGTCCCAGGAGCTGGCAGATACCTCCAGGCTCAGGATCGGGAAGGGAGCGGCGAGGGAAAaatttatg GGAGTGCTGCAGAATGTGAGATTTGTCTTTGGGACATCTTTGGAGACCATCCTAAGAAATAAGGGGTGCCAAAGTGGAG CCACTTTAACCGATGTCCTCACTCTGGAAAACCCAGTGAACGGCTCTAGTCCAGCCATTAGGACTGACTACACCGGCCACAAAACCAAAA ATATGCAGTCTGTCTGTGGCCTCTCTTGCGAGGACATCGCAGGCATGTTCAAGGAGCTCCGGGGACTCGGCGTGGTGGTTACGCATCTGTCCAACGAGCTGCGTAAAGTG TCTGAGGTCAGCGCCGAGattcaaaacaaaatcaaaaaccACAATGTGTGCATCCACAACGGGATCGTGCACAAGGACAAAGACGAATGGACGGTGGACGACTGCACTGAGTGCACTTGCCAG AACTCGGCCACTGTGTGTCGAAAAATCTCCTGTCCTCTGATTCCCTGTGCCAATGGCACCGTGCCAGAGGGAGAGTGCTGCCCACGTTGCGGAAATC CAAGTGACTCTGCAGAAGACGACTGGTCTTCTTGGTCACAGTGGACTCAATGCTCTGTGACATGCGGTCGGGGGATCCAGCAGCGTGGACGTTCCTGTGATCGCATCAACAGCAACTGTGAGGGCACCTCAGTCCAAACGCGAGACTGCTTTCCTCAGGAATGCGACAAACGCT TCAAACAAGACGGAGGTTGGAGCCATTGGTCTCCCTGGTCCTCATGCTCTGTGACCTGCGGGGAGGGGCTCATCACCCGCATACGCCTCTGCAACTCCCCCACACCCCAGATGGGAGGCATGGAGTGCCAAGGAGAGGGACGGCAGACTGAAATCTGCCACAAGTCACCTTGTCCTA TCAACGGAGGTTGGGGGCCTTGGTCGCCATGGGACACCTGTACAGTCACATGTAATGGAGGCATCCAGATCCGCAAACGTCTCTGTTCTGATCCTGTTCCCAAATACGGAGGGAAGGATTGCATTGGAGAAGCCACCACGTCTCAAGTCTGCAACAAACAGGACTGTCCCATTG ACGGTTGCCTCTCCAATCCATGCTTCCCTGGCTCAAAGTGCACCAGCTTCCCAGACGGCTCATTCAAGTGTGGCAAGTGTCCGATCGGCTACAACGGAAACGGCGTTGCGTGCAAAGACATCGACGAGTGCAAAGAGGTCCCAGATGCTTGCCACACACAAAATGGAGTCCATCGGTGCGAGAACACAGAGCCAGGATACAACTGCCTGCCATGCCCAGCTCGCTACTCCGGTCCTCAGCCCTTCGGACGGGGGGTGGAGCAGGCAACTGCCAAGAAACAG GTTTGCAAACCTCGCAACCCTTGCCAAGATGGTAGCCACAACTGCAACAAAAATGCCAACTGCATCTACTTGGGCGTCTTCTCTGAGTCCATGTTCCGCTGTGAGTGCAGGCCAGGATATGCTGGCAATGGGCATATCTGCGGAGAAGACACTGACCTGGATGGATGGCCTAACTCTGAACTGTTGTGTGTGGAGAATGCAACCTACCACTGCAAAAAG GATAACTGCCCCAACCTTCCCAACTCTGGTCAGGAAGATCATGACAAGGACGGCCGCGGTGATGAATGTGACCACGATGATGACAATGATGGTATCCCTGATGATAGG gataactgCCCACGAGTGTACAACCCCGCCCAGTATGATGCAGACAGGGATGATGTTGGCGACAGCTGTGACAACTGCGTGTTTGAGGCCAACACGGACCAGACGGACACTGATGATAACGGGGAGGGGGATGCCTGTGCTGTGGACATTGATGGTGATG GCGTTCTGAACGAGCATGACAACTGCCCGTATGTTTACAACGTGGATCAGAGGGATACAGACAGGGATGGTGTGGGGGACCACTGTGATAACTGCCCTCTGGAGCACAACCCTGATCAG ATCGACTCGGACTCAGACCTCGTGGGAGACAAGTGCGACAACAACCAGGACATTGACGAGGACGGCCACCAGAACAATTTGGACAATTGTCCCTATATATCCAATGCCAACCAGGCGGACCATGACAAGGATGGCAAGGGCGATGCCTGCGACCACGATGACGACAATGATGGCATTCCTGATGACAAGGACAACTGCAGGCTGGCCTTTAACCCTGATCAGGTGGACACTGACG GTGATGGCCGAGGTGATGTGTGCAAGGATGATTTCGACCAAGACAACGTCCTGGACATTGATGATGTTTGCCCAGAGAACTTTGCCATCAGTGAAACCGATTTCCGAAGATTCCAGATGGTTCCTTTGGATCCTAAAGGCACCTCCCAGATTGATCCCAACTGGGTGGTCAGACATCAGGGCAAAGAGTTGGTACAGACTGTCAACTGTGACCCAGGCATTGCTGTTG GTTTTGATGAGTTCAGTGCTGTGGACTTCAGCGGAACGTTTTTCATCAACACAGATCGGGATGACGACTATGCTGGTTTCGTGTTCGGCTACCAGTCCAGCTCTCGATTCTACACGGTCATGTGGAAACAGATCACACAGACCTACTGGTCTCATACTCCCACTAAGGCTCAAGGCTACTCAGGCCTGTCAATCAAAGTGGTTAACTCCACCACCGGGCCTGGCGAGCACCTGAGGAATGCCCTGTGGCACACTGGAGACACAGCAGGACAG GTACGTACTCTGTGGCACGACCCCAAAAACATCGGCTGGAAGGACTTCACCGCCTACAGATGGCACCTTATCCACAGACCAAAGACTGGCCTTATTAG AGTGGTGATGTACGAGGGTAAGAGAATCATGGCCGACTCTGGAAACATCTACGACAAAACCTACGCTGGGGGGCGACTAGGCTTGTACGTCTTTTCTCAAGAGATGGTTTACTTCTCCGACCTGAAATATGAATGTAAAG ATGCGTAA